AGCGAAACGCTAGGTTTCGGGCCTGGGCCGCCGGAATGATGCGCATGCCCGGATCGGGCTGTGGTTTACCTCAGGTCCCGTCGGCCGGTGTCTCAGATGACAGTACGATTCGTCTTACGAGGTAAGACCTGCTCTAGAGTCGCACAGCATGACACCTTGGGAGATGGTCGCGGTGCTCGCGGCCGGCGTCGCGGGCGGGGCCATCAACACCGTCGTCGGATCCGGGTCGCTGATCACCTTCCCCACGCTGCTCGCGGTGGGCCTGCCGCCGATCACCGCCAACGTCTCCAACAACATCGGCCTGGTCCCCGGCGGGCTGTCCGGTGTGGCGGGTTACCGCGAGGAGCTGAAGGGTCAGCGTGACCGGCTGCTCCGGCTGGCGCCCGCGTCGGTGGCGGGCGCGCTGGCGGGCGGGCTGCTGCTGCTCAACCTGCCGGAGAGCACGTTCACGGCGGTCGTGGTCGTGCTCATCGCGATGTCCTGCGCGCTGGTCGTGATCCAGCCCCGGCTCAGCCGCGCGCTGGCCGACCGGCCCAGGCGCGCGCACGGCGGCCCGTGGCTGTGGCTGGGCGCGCTGGCGGCCGGCGCGTACGGCGGCTACTTCGGCGCCGGGCAGGGCATCCTGCTCATCGGCCTGATGGGCATCCTCATCGACGAGGAGCTGCAGCGCGTCAACGCGGCCAAGAACGTGCTGGTCGTGCTGGTCAACGGCACGGCCGCCATCCTGTACGCGCTCGTCGCCGACGTGGACTGGACGGCGGTGCTGCTGGTGGCGCTGGGCTCGACGGCCGGCGGCTTCCTGGGCGCCCGGCTGGGCCGCAGGCTGCCTCCCGCTGTCCTGCGGGGCGTGATCGTGTGCATCGGCGTGGTGGCGATGGTGAAGCTTCTCACCGGCTGAGGGGGTCGCGCCTCTGCGGTGATCATCTCCCGGCGAGAGGCTGCCGACGTTCCGTCTTGTGGCCATCCTGGCCGCCACCGCGCCGAACTTGTTATCGATCTTCATGCTGCCTGGTGCTGCTGGTGCCCGCGCTGTTCGAGCCGGCCGCCTGGCTGCCGTCGGACGCGCCGCACGACTGCTCCAGCTCCCTTGCGCTGTTCGACCGGCCGTACCTGGTCGCGGGCGTGCTGGCGCTGCTCTCCGGGATCCGCCTAACCCGCCAGCCCCAGGAGGAAAGCCACGGGCACGAACGCGACCGCCAGCCCCACCGCCCACCACCTCGGCGCGGGCCCGTCCTTCAGCACCGCGAGGCCGAACGGCACCAGCGCGACGGCCAGCCCCGCCAAGGCGAGCAGCGAGACCGGGTCGCTGCCCCCCTTGAGCACTCCCAGCGGCAGAGCCGCCGCCAGCCCCAGCGCCACGCTCCTGACCAGGCCCAGCACCTTGGCCCGGTAGGCGCCGACCGCCAGCACGAGCCAGCCGCCCATGATGCACACGTTGGCCGCCTTGAACACGTGGAAGGCGCCGTACGTGCCCGCCACCGCCCGTTGCGCCGCCTCCAGCCCCAGCACGTCCACGAGCTGGAACGCCAGATGGCTGACCCCGGCGTGGAACACCCGCCCGAACAGCCCGATCACGACCAGCGTGACCCCCCACCGGGCCCACCCGGACGGCCCGATGCGCCGGCCCAGCGCGGTCACGGCAGGCCACAGCAGCACGACCCCGGCCGCGTACAAACCGTACGACCAGGCCATCCGCACCGGGGCGACGGCGTGGGCGGCGAGCTGGGCGGGGAAGAAGTCGTCCACACCCGTGCGGACGAGGACCCCGGCGGCGAGCAGCAGCGGCCCCAGCACCGCACCCGCGCCCTCGACCCAGCGCCCTGGCATCTCTCGGTTCATACCGGCCATCCAACCGACGGCCGGCCGCCCGCACACGGGCGCTGCGGCGAGACTCTCAGGTAGTGCCCGCACTACCTCCGGGCAGCGGCAGGTGCGCCACCGCGTGGGCGGCCTCGCGGTCCATGCCGAACATGCGCAGCACCTGCTCGGCCAGCTCGTCGCAGGCGTCCTCGTCCACCAGGCCGGGCTGTGCCAGCCGCACCTGCAGGAAGCCGAGCAGCGAGCCGCCTGCGCCGGCCAGCGCGACGATCGGGTTGGTGACGTGGAAGCGGCCCGCCTCGATGCCCCTGCGGATGTCGCGCAGGGCGCGCGGGGCCAGGCCCACCTCGGAGTCGAGGTACTGCAGACCGGTACGGCTCAGGATGCGGGCCATCTGCGGATGGGTGTCGACCATGCGCCCGGTCAGCCGTACGGAGGCGGCGAAGACCTCGGCCGGGTCCGCCAGGTCGGCGGTGAGCCGGTCGAGGAACTGGCCGTGCTCCTCCAGCACGTCGGTGATGGCGGCCTGGAACAGCTCGTCCTTGCTGCCGAAATGGTTGTAGAAGGAGCCGAACCCGACGTCCGCCGCCTCGGTGAGCTCCTGGATGCTCACCTCGGCGACCCCCTGCCGCGCGAGGAACTCCCTGGCCGCGTCGATGAGCGCCTGCCTGGTGCGCGTCTTGCGCCGCTCCAGCCGTGACGCGGGCCGCTGATCCGATCTCACGGTCATGAGCATACCGGCTTGACAGAGGCTTCCCTCATTTCTGATGATTTCATCATTAATGAGCGTCCAATCAACATGGGGGTGGTGATGGGAAGCGCACACGCGAACCTGCACAGCGAGCGCGGACCGCTGCGCGGCGAGCATCCCGGCCGGTCGCGGGACCCGGTGATCAAGGTGGTGGACCTGGCCTGGCTGGAGTTCGAGAAGACCGATCTCGGGCGGGCCGAGACGTTCGCCCTCGACTTCGGCTTCGCCGTGGCCGGCCGGACGCGGGACGCGCTGTACCTGCGCGGGACCCTGCCGGGCACGCACTGCCTGGTGATCAGGAAGGGGCCGAGATCGCGGTTCGTGGGCCCCGCGTTCCTGGCGGCGGCGTCCGGCGACCTGGTCAGGCTGGCCCGCGCCACCGGCTCCGACGTGCGGGAGCTGAGCGATCCTGGCGGCGGGCAGGTGGTGGAGCTGCGCGATCCCAGCGGCTTTCCGGTACGGGTCGTGCACGGGACCGCCGAGCTGCCCGCGCTGTCCGGGCAGCACCCGTTGCCGCTGAACGTCGGCGACGCCCGGCCCAGGATCAACGCCACGCAGCGCCCGGCCCGCGAGCCCGCCCGGGTGCAGCGGCTGGGCCACGTGGTGCTGGAGACCAGGTGGTTCGAGCGGGCGCTCGGCTGGTACCTGGACACGCTGGGCATGATCGTCAGCGACTTCCTGTTCCTGGACGGGCAGCGCGACCGGGGCCCGACCATGGCGTTCGTCCGCTGCGACAGGGGCGGCGTGCCGGCCGACCATCACACCCTGGCCATGCACCTCGGGCCCGGCACCGGGTACGTGCACTCGGCGTACCAGGTGGCCGACCTCG
The nucleotide sequence above comes from Nonomuraea gerenzanensis. Encoded proteins:
- a CDS encoding sulfite exporter TauE/SafE family protein is translated as MTPWEMVAVLAAGVAGGAINTVVGSGSLITFPTLLAVGLPPITANVSNNIGLVPGGLSGVAGYREELKGQRDRLLRLAPASVAGALAGGLLLLNLPESTFTAVVVVLIAMSCALVVIQPRLSRALADRPRRAHGGPWLWLGALAAGAYGGYFGAGQGILLIGLMGILIDEELQRVNAAKNVLVVLVNGTAAILYALVADVDWTAVLLVALGSTAGGFLGARLGRRLPPAVLRGVIVCIGVVAMVKLLTG
- a CDS encoding TetR/AcrR family transcriptional regulator, coding for MRSDQRPASRLERRKTRTRQALIDAAREFLARQGVAEVSIQELTEAADVGFGSFYNHFGSKDELFQAAITDVLEEHGQFLDRLTADLADPAEVFAASVRLTGRMVDTHPQMARILSRTGLQYLDSEVGLAPRALRDIRRGIEAGRFHVTNPIVALAGAGGSLLGFLQVRLAQPGLVDEDACDELAEQVLRMFGMDREAAHAVAHLPLPGGSAGTT
- a CDS encoding VOC family protein, whose amino-acid sequence is MGSAHANLHSERGPLRGEHPGRSRDPVIKVVDLAWLEFEKTDLGRAETFALDFGFAVAGRTRDALYLRGTLPGTHCLVIRKGPRSRFVGPAFLAAASGDLVRLARATGSDVRELSDPGGGQVVELRDPSGFPVRVVHGTAELPALSGQHPLPLNVGDARPRINATQRPAREPARVQRLGHVVLETRWFERALGWYLDTLGMIVSDFLFLDGQRDRGPTMAFVRCDRGGVPADHHTLAMHLGPGTGYVHSAYQVADLDAVAAGGEYLAGRGYRRVWGIGRHIQGSQIFDYWRDPDRLMVEHFADGDLFDCTVEPGWAPMSASGLAQWGPPVTRDFLGTNPSPELLRTVFTALREDNEIDVARLLGLMKAMRA